The Chrysemys picta bellii isolate R12L10 chromosome 3, ASM1138683v2, whole genome shotgun sequence DNA window tgagTAGGAGtcaattatttgttttgtttatagaaTATTTTTCAACTATGgatgattgtttttaaaaatggtgaaaaaattgtgaaagaaaataaatcttcGTTCTGAGCTCAGCATCCATgattttttgttctgatttttccttattttttttactcTGGCTGCATTTAATTCACTTCTGATTTGACATTTTTTCCATTAATTGAATTCCTATGTTTGGTGTTTCTTGGAAGTCTAATAACCTTTGTAGTACCTGCCTAAGAAGAATTGGAATCTGTCACTGCTTTCTGTAAAAGTAGATTGTGAATCCAAAACTAAAAGCAGGGTGGTTTGCAGGCTGGACTTGCAAAATTAAAACTGGATGACTGAAATCCAAATTTACCACCCAAATCCATCTCTAGCCATCCAAAGATTTTGAGGTTATTAAAAATCTTATTATACTCATGGCTAGATAGTCTCTGATACAATAATATGAAAAGTTTATTAATACGTCACTGTCCAAGACTCAGGTATTTAACTTGTATTGTTTGTCTAAACTCCTATAAAGCAAACCTAAGGGTTTATGTTCATTGGATGTATGAAGAGGTAAGTGGGTAACAAGTTATTTGTCTCGTAGGGATGTCTGTTCTAACATTGATGGAGGTTAAGATTTCATAAAATGTACTCTCAATAGTACTACTTAATACCCTTCTCCcccctacttaaaaaaaaaaataaataaaaagtaactACCGGTAATTAGATTTGTGAGGCAACAATCTGTCTGATGCTTGGTACATGTTGGCAAATTTCAGCACATGTTTTACTTCAATATAAAGTAATTGTGACAACATTATCGGAAGATCATTTGTACTTGCCAATGGAAGGTTTCCCATATCCACTTTCCAAATGGAAGTGCCAAATAAATTGAATGTATTGGCAGCAAGGTATATCCTCTTGAAATGCTGGAAAGATGCTTTGGGAAGTCAAGCAGATTAATGTTTTATCACAAGATGATTACATATTTAAATCATTTGTTGTATAGAAAATTGGTGATCCTAATTGGACTCTGTTCATGAATTATATTGGGTTACGAGGAGAAAAGACCAGGCTGATAATCAAAAAGGCCAATGTGTCTAGAATTTTCAGTTTGGCTCAAGAGGAAGGAGAATTTATGTGGCACTTGGGTATTGTGTTTAGTGCCTATTATGTTGCTATTCAGCCTTGCAAAACTATCATGAAAATTTACTAACACACTCACTAAATCTACTTGGCCATTGTAGCATAAATCTTATTTGACTCTTCCAGAAGCATTGTTCACTGTAGGCAAAGGAATGACTAGAATTTTGCAAAGCTGTTGCATAATAATTTATTACAATTTCTAAAATAATACATGTTGACTTAATAACAGACCAATTTAAAGATTAACTTCTTTTTTGTTAATACCAAAGTTTTATCAAATTTGGAAAACAAAATAGAAGTGTTTAGAAAAGAATGCTGGTTTCAAATTAATACAGTCATTGACTTTGGTTTCATAAAGAaataacataataaaaaaaatggtaAAACATGGATTTTTAGCTTTTAGTAAGAGTAACACTGACAAAGCATCAGTGTAAAAGCAACTTCCagcttaaaataaacaataaaattaGTTTTTCAGGTTTATTTGACAAGCCTCTCTGATGCATACTCTTCTTTGAGAGCCATGCATGGACAGAAGAATCTTATATGAACAAAATCCTGATTACACTGTTACATGGctattttgtatatttaacacacacacaaaaacaattaaaaatattaacttaGTTGATTTCCTCATCTATGTACCAGTAACTTCAGTGCTGAGTACTATATATTAGATGAATGCTGTATCCAACAAATTAATGGAACATTAAATCTACGTGTGAACAGTAAATATGACAGTGTCATCTGTTGGCTGATTTAATTAGCTCTGCCAGGAATGTATCAGATATGCCGTTGAATAATGCACATTTCCAATTTTCATTAAGTGGGAAGTAACAAACCTAATAAAGATATatgctttttaaagaaataaacttACTGTGCATGAAAAACAGTGCGGGTAAGAGACTGCCTCTAATATTTCAGATGATAAAGCTATTTTAAATTTGGAGTATATCAGTATATGCATGAATGTCTGTGTTTTGTTGTAGATCTATAATgccagtttctgaatttactgacaaaaacagttgtaaCATATACTCAGAACATTAGTTAGTCTACAacaccttagtttaaaatttgctttaaaagtattgcattagtgtgttgctgcagattataaaatcacatttctaaaaaatcattgcacagatttttagattcacaatctgagtattcatctttagccttaaatggttggctcttcagacataaagaacaggagtacttgtggcaccttagagactaacaaatttattagagcataagctttcgtggactacagcccacttcttcttgcggatacagactaacacggctgctactctgaaacctcttcaGACATagttttgaaggatttatttttaaaaaaagaccacCTTATCCAAAATAgacatttaaatttaattactgtagtacaaaaaacttgcttccaaagtcgtcttgtcctttctgtccatccctgtaacctttctccttcacccccctgttgaagagagcctttaaagggacaacaccccttttcttgcagatagctggacaaatgattttctctttctttacttctgactatttgatgaactagttttaagagatcCCTCCAGtgaaatcagtaccttagtaagatataaaatcctttgttatgcctaaaatttttggaaacatatttttaagtTGATGAAACTTCATAAACATGTCTGTTGTTGTTATaacaaagtaaattagtgttccctttctCTAAAAGCAATCTcttgaacattgttatgaacacactaaactgattttgtgactgattaatttaaaataatgtcgtTGTTTCAGTGAgataaatatgtagtaatctggaatgattactttatgaaggcttacgagtacatttaaaatataaaatcaacttAGAAATActaattaagaaaatgtaaaacaaagaaGAGCTACATCATCTATTACCATAATGTTTAATATTGTATTCAGCAGGACAACTGacttgcccttactacaaagtttttgcaaataaatctctgacagATTTCTAAAAATGCACAAAGTTACTCTGAAGCTTAATTTTGAAACTAACTCTCCTACCCTATCATCCTTACTTCCCCTTTGTTGCAAATAATTTGTTTGACCAGTCATAGGTGTCACATCATAGTCCAATTAAAATTGTCTGAAAGAGACAATATTAGGACAGCTAAGGTGGAATACTATCACATATGAGCAAACAAGAATCCTGAGAAAGAGGAGTGAACATAATCAGAAGAATACAAGCCATTAGATTCTGCATTGGGCAACTGCAACCAGACTTGATCGTTTTCCATGAGATCAATGACAGCACTTCCAGAAGCTTGGTCAAGGTATCCTTTCTTGTACTCATCATAAGTGTACATGATTGGTGAGCCATTTTTGTAAAGTGCGACCCAAACATTTGTTCCTTTTACATGTACATGGTAAGAAAAATAGTAAAGTCCTGGGATCCTACATGTGAAGATTCCTGTTCTGGGGTCATAATGTTGCTGTCTGTTGTATAAGATTTTATCAAATTTGATGGGCACAGTGGCCCCAGGGTAGGCTTTGGAGAGAATGGCAGAGAAAGCTGACACTGGCATTCCAGTTAGACCTTGATTTACTCCTGCTTTCATAAGAGGCATTCCGGTGAGGCCTTGACTCTCTCCTGCTTTTATATAACCATCTGGCATCTGTGGGAGTATTGCTTGCCCAGGAGGACCAGGTGGACCCGGAGGGCCTGGTAACCCAGGCTCTCCATTGTTGCCTCTTGGGCCTGGGAGCCCAGGTGGCCCCATGGGTCCATTTAAACCTTTTGTAGCAATGCCAGCTGGACCTGGTAATCCTGGGGCCCCTGGCTCCCCTTTAGTGCCTGGAAAACCTGGAATGCCTGGTGGCCCAATTGGACCTCTTATACCAGGTATTCCAGAAGGTCCTCTTGGGCCTGGCTCACCATTAAATCCTGGTGCTCCTTTAAGTCCTGGTGCACCCATTGGACCAGGTAGGCCAGGTGGCCCTGCATGACCATTGTCCCCTTTTGGGCCTGATAAACCTGGCGGTCCTTTAGGACCAgcaagaccctgctcccctggatATCCTGGTTTTCCCTCTAATCCTGGTAGGCCTCTGTCACCTTTAGCTCCTGGGTATCCTGCAAGGCCTGCAGGTCCTGCTTCACCTTTAGGCCCAGGTAGGCCGTTTTCACCTGGTATTCCTCTAAGTCCTTGAGGACCCATATTTCCAGGTGGTCCAGCTGGCCCTGGTTCTCCTGGAACTCCAGCTGGGCCTTCATCTCCTTTGATTCCTGGAACACCGGGGAGGCCTTCAGGTCCTCTATGTCCTTTCATCCCTGGCAAACCTGGCTTTCCAAACCCTGGAAGACCTGGGGATCCAGGCATGCCCGGGGGTCCAGGCAGTCCTTTAGCTCCAGGAATCCCTGGTAATCCTGGTGGTCCATTTGCTCCAGGCTTTCCGATTCCTGCTGCTCCAGGTTCCCCAGGAAGACCTTGGGAACCTGGGATGCCTGCTGGTCCTGGTGCACCTGGTAAACCCCGATCACCTTTCACACCTGGCTGACCTGGAAACCCATTTTCACCAGGCTTCCCTATCCCACCAAGTccagggggtcctggggggccttGGGGGCCTGGGAGCCCTCTGTCTCCTGGGCGACCTGGAACTCCATATCCATTTTCTCCCTTTAGTCCGTTTATGCCAGGAATACCTGCCTCACCCTTTTCTCCGGGGACACCCCGGGGCCCTTGTGCTCCTGGTGGCCCTTGTTCTCCTGTCTTGCCAGCAACAGAGATTCCAGCAGGACCAGGAATTCCaggaggcccctgtggccctctTGATCCTGGGAGACCAGCAGGTCCAATATCTCCTTTTTCACCATTTAATCCTCTCTCCCCTGGTTTTCCTGGTAAACCTGGTAAGCCTGGCTTTCCAACAGCAGAAAATCCGGGTGGGCCTGGGGGTCCTGGTGGACCTTGAGGACCTGGATTTCCATAGCCTGGTGGCCCTGCTGGGCCTGGTTGTCCTCTTGGGCCAGCAGGACCTGGTAGACCAGGAGGTCCTTGTTCTCCCCTTCCCTGTAAACCTAAGACACACAATACAATCATTAGTGCAGTTGTATCAGGTTCATGGCTTGTCAGCATTTTGGCTGACGCTTAGAGagatgaaacaaaataaaaatgaaaatactaATTAGTATAATGTCTACAAAGATCactgtcttaaaattactgcaagttctagtggttagagcagagaactggggataagactcctggattctatccccTGCAGAACCGATCATTtggtgtgaacttgggcaagtcacttaaagacTCTGTGCTTCAGTTGACCCATTTATAAAAGAAGCATAAAATACCTAAGGCACAGTAGTATAGAGTCTAGATAAATATTTACCTAACATTCCCATTTTCCTCTTCCACCAATTGTCTACTATAGTGATCAGCACTGAAATAGTTAATATATCATTCCTTCCCTCACCTGAGCACTCGCTCATTAGGCATGACAGCTAACACTGCAATGAGATGAATGGGAGGAAGGCACATGGGAGTTCCCTACTGACTCTTTGTTTCAGCCTATCTATTTGCAGATTCATGAAGACTTCCACAGTGGTTTACATTTGGAAGTTTATCGCCCCAACTGTATGGGCTAAGAatatattcattcattcattcattttttaaaatgaaagcttagattctgcagaaTCTGAATATGTCAGGTGTGCTCTATACATATATTGAACAATCTGGATTCAGTGTGTGGGCTGGGTGTTTGACACCACAGATGAAACTTGTGTGCACCATGAGCCCTGATTTCTAGCTGAGAGAAGTGTTTTTTTGTGTGGTTTCTGCCTTGCTAAAACATTCTGAATGAGACCTATCTAAACAGACATTGTTACTAGTCTGTTTCATGTAAAATAACTTTCTTTCCTGTGGTACCTTGCTGAGAAATGTGCAGTTAACTGTCTGTGTCCTGTGCCATGTGTAGGAGCCAACTGAAAACGCCTCTCTCACCACTGAGAGATGAGTCATGAAAAGTTTTCTATCAATAAATCCTTTATAGTGATCTTCTGACCTTAAGAATTAGTAGCTCGCGCAGGTGATGAAATGCATAATGGGGTTAGGTCCAATTtaaagcacattgaagtcaatggacagacCCCCTGTTGgtttcagtgggctctggatcagccCCTTAATGATTTACAGAGGTGTAAGAAGGGACCTAAACCTGCTAAGCACATAACTTGGAGAAATAGGAAGTAAATATGTTACAGAAAGTACTATTATCAGTGATAGCTGCTGCAACAATACTTCtggaaatctttttaaaaagaagtatcggggggaggggagtttcaCTAGGATTTGAATGGAGCTGTGCAAGTAGATTGTAAAGTCTTTAGGAGAGTAGGAAGATACATTATTGGTtgaaacgaggagtccttgtggcaccttagagactaacaaatttatttgggcataagcttttgtgggctaaaacccacttcatcagatgcatggagtgaaaaattcaGTAGGCagatatatatattacagcagatgaaaagatgggagttgccttaccaagtagggGGTTAGCACtgactagcaaagttatgaatttaagctccgagcttgtcttttgaaggtgttgagCCATTTTCATTTGAGGACGAgggctgagaggtcagatatggagtgattgttttgtgagaAGTGTTTTTGCCCATACTGATGTgatacaggttttttttcttttttatcatttttctgtgtaagTTCAtccgagagcatagtgattgtctcatttctgccacatacaggtctgtcgcatcttatgctggggttacgttccgcagtcattgagtgtaatggcgggcggaatcgcctgcactacaggtacagtattacaattgttatttttctcttttatttttgtttttgccgaccacgtaaagctgaaattgcgcatgttaaatgcgcataagatgcgacagacctgtagttgTTATGGGGGAATTTAGTGCACTGGGTGgagtacaccacatgttgtgataggcttgcgtaggacccatggatcttgaaaggtgtgtggggcggggtgttgatcattgtagcagtggagatgtgtCCAGGTTTTTTATCTGTAGTGCTGGCTTAAGTTGGTGtgccctggtctgtggggagcttgcttgcTATGATGAGCATGGCAAGGTTGGGGAGTTGTTTTGAAGGAGGAAAAATCCTCAGACCGCACACCTGGTTGCCACctgccaccccacactggaacctatatggggtatcattaaacagTTACAACATgtacttgatggggaccacatcctgatataaatctttcctgaatccccttttctggccttcaaacacctTGTCT harbors:
- the COL10A1 gene encoding collagen alpha-1(X) chain — protein: MQVQISFLLLLSLNIVQGGDGFFSERYQKQASMKGPHFLPFNVKSQGLQGRGEQGPPGLPGPAGPRGQPGPAGPPGYGNPGPQGPPGPPGPPGFSAVGKPGLPGLPGKPGERGLNGEKGDIGPAGLPGSRGPQGPPGIPGPAGISVAGKTGEQGPPGAQGPRGVPGEKGEAGIPGINGLKGENGYGVPGRPGDRGLPGPQGPPGPPGLGGIGKPGENGFPGQPGVKGDRGLPGAPGPAGIPGSQGLPGEPGAAGIGKPGANGPPGLPGIPGAKGLPGPPGMPGSPGLPGFGKPGLPGMKGHRGPEGLPGVPGIKGDEGPAGVPGEPGPAGPPGNMGPQGLRGIPGENGLPGPKGEAGPAGLAGYPGAKGDRGLPGLEGKPGYPGEQGLAGPKGPPGLSGPKGDNGHAGPPGLPGPMGAPGLKGAPGFNGEPGPRGPSGIPGIRGPIGPPGIPGFPGTKGEPGAPGLPGPAGIATKGLNGPMGPPGLPGPRGNNGEPGLPGPPGPPGPPGQAILPQMPDGYIKAGESQGLTGMPLMKAGVNQGLTGMPVSAFSAILSKAYPGATVPIKFDKILYNRQQHYDPRTGIFTCRIPGLYYFSYHVHVKGTNVWVALYKNGSPIMYTYDEYKKGYLDQASGSAVIDLMENDQVWLQLPNAESNGLYSSDYVHSSFSGFLFAHM